In a genomic window of Xenopus laevis strain J_2021 chromosome 5S, Xenopus_laevis_v10.1, whole genome shotgun sequence:
- the gpr87.S gene encoding G-protein coupled receptor 87, which produces MLKQELQTRDMELALQVKSPEEKPDEHHMNLTRPRGNSTAFSELMTIIFPVLYLVIFLGSVMLNGLAVWIFFHIRNKTSFIVYLKNIVVADLLMTVSFPFKMIQTSGIGPWNFNVYHCRYSSILFYTSMYISIIFLGLISTDRYLKVVKPFGSSKMYSIKFTKVVSLMVWLVMSLMAIPNVIFTNEQPTTDNIDDCIYLKSSFGAKWHEAVAYIDTCLFFIVTIVLIVCYISISRHIQKSSKPFVSCSSRTRRHNQSIRVVVAVFFICFLPYHLCGLPFIFSGLNKILDKGVYTVLLYCKEFTLFLSACNVCLDPIIYFFMCRSFSQRLFNRSGLRSRSESVRSLQSVKKSEVRIYCEYAEV; this is translated from the coding sequence aGGAAAAGCCAGATGAACATCACATGAACCTAACAAGGCCGAGAGGAAACTCTACAGCTTTCAGTGAACTTATGACAATCATCTTTCCCGTGTTATACCTTGTGATATTTCTGGGAAGCGTCATGTTGAACGGCCTTGCTGTATGGATTTTTTTCCACATCAGGAACAAAACCAGTTTTATTGTCTATCTAAAGAATATTGTGGTAGCTGATCTTTTAATGACAGTCTCATTTCCATTTAAGATGATACAAACCTCTGGAATTGGACCCTGGAATTTCAATGTCTACCACTGCCGATACAGCAGCATTTTGTTCTACACAAGCATGTACATCAGCATTATATTCCTTGGACTTATCAGTACTGACCGATACCTCAAAGTGGTAAAACCGTTTGGGAGTTCCAAAATGTACAGCATTAAGTTTACAAAGGTCGTGTCTTTGATGGTTTGGTTGGTGATGTCCTTAATGGCCATTCCCAATGTCATATTCACGAATGAACAACCAACCACAGACAACATTGATGACTGCATATACCTAAAAAGTTCTTTTGGGGCCAAGTGGCATGAAGCAGTGGCTTATATTGATACTTGCCTATTTTTCATTGTGACGATAGTTTTAATTGTATGTTACATTTCAATATCCAGACACATCCAAAAATCCAGCAAGCCCTTTGTCAGTTGTTCAAGCCGGACTCGGAGGCACAACCAAAGCATTCGGGTAGTAGTGGCCgtgttttttatttgctttctgcCCTATCACTTGTGTGGATTGCCCTTTATCTTCAGTGGCTTGAACAAAATTCTGGATAAGGGAGTATACACCGTTTTACTTTACTGCAAGGAATTCACTCtctttctctcagcctgcaacgTGTGTTTGGATCctataatatatttctttatgtgCCGATCCTTCTCACAGAGGCTGTTTAACCGATCCGGTTTGAGATCAAGAAGTGAGAGCGTCAGATCtctgcaaagtgtaaaaaaatctgAAGTGCGTATATACTGTGAATATGCAGAAGTGTAA